The genome window AGCAACTAAAAGTACTGAATCAAATTCTACTGCCGCACCAGTTTCAACGTCTAATTTTTCAAGACGAATCGTTTGACCTTCAGTCACACGATGCTGTTTACCACCACTTTGGAAAACCGCGTACATAATTAACTCCGTCTGTGCACCCTCAAATCGGCGCAACTAAAATATTCTTCGATAGGGCGCGAAGTTTACGCTAACGCGAAATAACTAGCAAGCCTATTTTGTAATTAAAATGAATAAAAAGTAGCTGCTTTGAGAGCAATTCAATATTTACCCCATTTTATATTAATTAGCCCTTTTGCCAAGCGCTTTTTAACTCTTAGTCGAAATAAATTAATGTACTCAAATATGACCCTCACAGCTTAATATCTAAGCACATCATAAACTGTATATTGATTATCAATTAATCAGTTATCTTGGCTAATTCAGTCTAAATTAAGTACTTTAATAGTGTTTTTTCAATCAATCGTCACAAAATATCGAGCTAGTGCATTTTTTGTTGTACAATCTGCGCCGTTCACACATAAAAATTGGCTCGGAGATCAATGGATATAAAAGCTATCCAGGCGTTAATCGAAAGCGATATGAATGACGTCAATCAACTTATACATGCGCAAATGCGCTCAGATGTGGCGTTAGTTAATCAGCTTGGTTTATATATAGTTAGCAGTGGCGGCAAACGCGTTCGTCCAATGCTCGCGATTTTAGCAGCCAAAGCGCTCGGTTATCAGGGTAAAGATCACATAACACTTGCAACAATTGTTGAGTTTATTCATACAGCAACGCTATTGCATGATGATGTTGTAGATGAATCAAACTTACGACGTGGCACACCTACAGCAAATGCTGAATTTGGTAATGCTGCTAGCGTATTGGTTGGTGACTTTATTTACACTCGTTCATTTCAGCTTATGGTTGGCCTTGGAAAAATGCAGGTTATGCAAGTACTTGCCGATGCAACAAACATTATTGCTGAAGGTGAAGTATTGCAGTTAATGAACTGCAACGACCCAGATACGACCGAAGCCAGTTATATGCAGGTTATTTACTCTAAAACAGCTAAGTTGTTTGAAGCAGCGACAGGCCTTGCTGCCATTATTACTGAGCAAGACCAAACTACTCTCGATGCACTAAACCTATATGGTATGCATTTAGGTACTGCGTTTCAGCTAGTAGACGATGTACTCGATTACAATGCAGATGCTGAGCAGTTGGGTAAAAACATTGGTGATGATTTAGCTGAAGGCAAACCAACGCTTCCACTTATTTATGCTATGCAACATGGTAGCGAGCAGCAAACGCAGCTTATTCGTGATGCAATAGAGCACAGTAATGGTATGGAGCATTTAGAAGAAATTTTATCGGCACTAAAGCAAACTAATGCGCTTGAATTTACAATGCAAAAAGCAGAGCTTGAAGCTGACAAAGCTATTGCGTGTTTAGACTTTTTAGCTGAGTCTGACTATAAGCAAGCACTCATAAGCCTTGCTCGTATTGCGGTTGACCGCGACCACTAGTTTTAACTAGTTACACAGTGTGAAATTAATTCTGAGCAATAAAAAAGCCTGCAAATGCAGGCTTTTTTGTTATTCTACTTTGGCTATTACGCCATGAAATCAACACCTTCTTTGATGTCTTTTTTCAGTGTTTCAAGCATGTCATTTTTTGCTTTTGTTTCAAATGCGCTTAGTTCGCCGTAAGAAAGAATT of Pseudoalteromonas arctica A 37-1-2 contains these proteins:
- the ispB gene encoding octaprenyl diphosphate synthase codes for the protein MDIKAIQALIESDMNDVNQLIHAQMRSDVALVNQLGLYIVSSGGKRVRPMLAILAAKALGYQGKDHITLATIVEFIHTATLLHDDVVDESNLRRGTPTANAEFGNAASVLVGDFIYTRSFQLMVGLGKMQVMQVLADATNIIAEGEVLQLMNCNDPDTTEASYMQVIYSKTAKLFEAATGLAAIITEQDQTTLDALNLYGMHLGTAFQLVDDVLDYNADAEQLGKNIGDDLAEGKPTLPLIYAMQHGSEQQTQLIRDAIEHSNGMEHLEEILSALKQTNALEFTMQKAELEADKAIACLDFLAESDYKQALISLARIAVDRDH